Proteins encoded together in one Candidatus Sulfotelmatobacter sp. window:
- a CDS encoding DUF2520 domain-containing protein: MARPRIAIVGAGSFGTALAPALLRAAYSIAAVIARSSERSPRTASSTKAQRLAAMVGAHASYDLSGVSADVIWFCVPDGEIRAAALALSQTPRRFDKLRVGSFAKNARRTGQPEFEWDKFDWKGTVALHSSGALSSDELSVLRERGAAVASVHPLMTFVRGATGRRSSMRESRALAGVPFAIEGDASAVRMARRLVKDLGGIAYAIRKDDKAAYHAWGTFASPLLTALLATTEHVAALAGVNRRAVKQRMLPILRQTLANYAAFGAADGFSGPMVRGDVNTVKRHLKVLRGMPPAREVYVALAGAALEYLPVKNKKSLKRILDSARE, translated from the coding sequence ATGGCGAGGCCGCGGATCGCGATTGTGGGGGCGGGAAGTTTTGGGACGGCGCTGGCTCCGGCCCTACTGCGGGCGGCATATTCGATTGCGGCGGTGATTGCGCGGTCCTCGGAAAGGTCGCCTCGGACGGCATCGTCAACAAAGGCGCAGAGGCTGGCCGCGATGGTTGGCGCTCACGCGTCATACGATCTCTCGGGAGTTTCCGCTGATGTGATCTGGTTTTGTGTGCCGGATGGCGAGATTCGAGCTGCGGCACTTGCATTGAGTCAAACTCCCCGCCGCTTCGACAAGCTCAGGGTAGGCTCTTTCGCAAAGAACGCGAGAAGAACGGGGCAACCGGAGTTTGAGTGGGATAAGTTCGATTGGAAGGGAACTGTGGCGCTGCATTCGAGCGGGGCGCTTAGCAGTGACGAACTCAGCGTGCTGCGCGAGCGCGGAGCGGCGGTAGCGTCGGTGCATCCGTTGATGACGTTTGTGCGAGGGGCGACAGGGCGACGATCATCTATGCGAGAGTCGCGCGCGCTGGCCGGAGTTCCATTCGCGATCGAAGGTGACGCAAGCGCGGTGCGGATGGCGCGGAGACTGGTGAAAGACCTGGGCGGAATTGCGTACGCGATTCGCAAGGACGACAAGGCGGCGTATCACGCGTGGGGGACGTTTGCCTCGCCCTTGCTCACGGCCCTACTGGCTACGACCGAGCACGTGGCGGCATTGGCGGGAGTGAATCGCAGGGCGGTGAAGCAACGGATGCTTCCGATCCTGCGGCAGACGTTGGCGAATTATGCGGCGTTCGGCGCGGCGGACGGGTTCAGCGGGCCGATGGTGCGCGGCGATGTAAATACGGTAAAGCGGCATCTGAAAGTGCTGCGCGGAATGCCTCCTGCTCGCGAAGTGTATGTGGCATTGGCTGGCGCAGCCTTGGAATATCTTCCGGTCAAGAATAAGAAGTCGCTGAAGCGGATTCTGGATTCGGCGCGGGAGTGA
- a CDS encoding NUDIX hydrolase gives MPKSSSPKARIVSSRTVYRGPVFSVSTDYVQEPGGVSVRRDIIHHSGSVVVLAVDDSAPAPRILLERQYRHAANEYLWELPAGRIDPGEKELAAAKRELLEETGYNARKWKRILKFYASPGFVAETMSVFLATGLRAGEAQPEEDEIIHIRMVPLPKAVSMVLRGTIQDAKTIASVLWLDHMSR, from the coding sequence ATGCCGAAATCGTCTTCCCCCAAAGCCCGCATCGTCTCCTCCCGCACCGTATATCGCGGTCCAGTCTTCTCGGTCAGCACCGACTACGTTCAGGAGCCCGGCGGCGTAAGCGTTCGCCGCGACATCATTCATCACTCTGGCTCAGTCGTGGTATTGGCAGTCGACGATTCCGCCCCAGCCCCTCGCATCCTTCTAGAGCGCCAATATCGCCACGCCGCCAACGAATATCTATGGGAGCTGCCCGCTGGGCGCATCGATCCTGGCGAAAAAGAACTCGCCGCCGCCAAGCGCGAACTCCTGGAAGAAACTGGATATAACGCCCGCAAGTGGAAGCGCATCCTGAAGTTCTATGCCAGCCCCGGCTTCGTCGCCGAAACCATGTCGGTCTTCCTGGCCACCGGCCTTCGAGCCGGCGAAGCGCAGCCCGAAGAAGACGAAATCATCCACATTCGCATGGTCCCGCTGCCGAAAGCGGTAAGCATGGTCCTCCGCGGCACTATTCAGGATGCCAAGACCATCGCCTCCGTCCTCTGGCTCGATCACATGTCTCGCTGA
- a CDS encoding cold shock domain-containing protein, protein MKGTVKWFNNAKGYGFIGRADGPDVFVHYSAITSEGYKSLQEGDTVEFEITEGQKGPQAANVTKAA, encoded by the coding sequence ATGAAAGGAACTGTGAAGTGGTTTAATAACGCTAAAGGCTACGGCTTCATTGGCCGCGCGGATGGACCGGACGTATTTGTTCACTACAGCGCAATCACCTCCGAGGGATACAAAAGCCTGCAGGAAGGCGACACGGTGGAGTTCGAAATCACCGAGGGTCAGAAGGGTCCGCAAGCAGCGAACGTAACCAAAGCTGCGTAG
- the polX gene encoding DNA polymerase/3'-5' exonuclease PolX yields MDNKAIANILYETADLLEIDGQDSFRIRSYRNAAQAIENHSQQIHSLIADPKQVLAIPGIGKGMLNNLKELFDTGKLAMQTELLEKYHSSMLQLLKIQGLGPKTIALIWSAYKVSDVDGVEKLAQEGKIRELPRMGEKHEAKLLKAIADYRRISGRFLIDAAEIEAEKLTEYIQRFPGIEKITPAGSLRRGRDTVGDLDILVTGKATTTEEGRQQAIAHVAKYPPLMDIIASGDNKISFHLRSGLQVDVRLLPPESFGAAMQYFTGSKAHNVALRQRALKMGYTLNEYSLATLEDEKPVAGKTEEEIYSKLKLDYIPPEMRENLGEIDLAQNHALPELIIQSDLKGDVHMHTVETDGRNTIAEMAEAAKARGYQYMAITDHSKNLAFANGLDDTRALAHIQRIREAGQQIDGITIFAGIEVDILADGDLDLSDDVLAQMDLVIASVHSVFNQEPAKMTERLLKAIANPNTSILGHPTGRIQLRRDAYGFDMHAVLTAAAKHRVAMELNAYPDRLDLNDVHLRQAKQQGVKIVINTDAHHTSHMEKIRYGVLQARRAWLTKDDVLNTLPTKEFARAMKHAR; encoded by the coding sequence GTGGACAACAAGGCCATCGCCAACATCCTCTACGAAACCGCCGACCTGCTCGAAATCGATGGGCAGGATTCCTTCCGCATCCGTTCCTACCGCAATGCCGCGCAGGCCATCGAAAACCACTCGCAACAAATCCACAGCCTGATCGCCGACCCCAAGCAGGTTCTCGCTATCCCCGGCATCGGGAAAGGCATGCTCAACAATCTGAAGGAGCTTTTCGACACGGGCAAGCTCGCCATGCAGACTGAACTGCTCGAGAAATATCACTCCTCGATGCTCCAGTTGCTGAAAATTCAAGGCCTCGGCCCCAAGACCATCGCCCTGATCTGGAGCGCCTACAAAGTCAGCGACGTCGACGGCGTCGAGAAACTGGCGCAGGAAGGAAAAATCCGCGAACTGCCGCGCATGGGCGAGAAGCACGAAGCCAAGCTGCTGAAGGCCATAGCCGACTATCGCCGCATCAGCGGCCGCTTCCTCATCGACGCCGCCGAAATCGAGGCCGAAAAACTCACCGAATATATCCAGCGCTTCCCTGGCATCGAGAAGATTACGCCCGCCGGATCGCTGCGCCGCGGCCGCGATACTGTCGGCGATCTCGATATCCTCGTGACTGGCAAGGCTACCACCACCGAAGAAGGCCGCCAGCAGGCCATCGCCCACGTCGCAAAATATCCGCCGCTCATGGACATCATCGCCAGCGGCGACAACAAAATCAGCTTTCACCTGCGCAGCGGCCTCCAGGTCGACGTGCGCCTGCTGCCGCCGGAATCTTTCGGCGCAGCCATGCAGTATTTCACCGGATCGAAGGCCCACAACGTGGCCCTCCGCCAGCGCGCCCTGAAAATGGGCTACACGCTAAACGAATACAGCTTGGCAACATTGGAAGATGAGAAGCCGGTCGCGGGAAAAACCGAAGAAGAAATTTATTCCAAGCTCAAGCTCGACTACATTCCGCCCGAGATGCGCGAGAATCTAGGCGAAATCGATCTCGCCCAGAATCACGCCCTGCCGGAGTTGATCATTCAATCCGATCTCAAAGGCGATGTCCACATGCACACCGTCGAAACCGACGGCCGCAACACGATCGCCGAGATGGCCGAAGCCGCCAAAGCCCGCGGCTATCAGTACATGGCCATCACCGACCACTCCAAAAATCTCGCCTTCGCCAACGGCCTCGACGACACCCGCGCCCTCGCCCACATCCAGCGCATCCGCGAAGCTGGCCAGCAGATCGACGGCATCACCATCTTCGCCGGCATTGAAGTCGACATCCTCGCCGACGGCGACCTCGACCTTTCCGACGACGTACTGGCGCAAATGGATCTCGTCATCGCCAGCGTGCACTCGGTCTTCAATCAGGAGCCGGCCAAGATGACCGAGCGCCTCTTGAAAGCGATCGCGAATCCAAACACTTCCATCCTCGGACATCCCACCGGCCGCATCCAGCTTCGCCGCGATGCCTACGGCTTCGACATGCACGCCGTCCTCACCGCGGCGGCGAAACACAGAGTCGCCATGGAGTTGAATGCCTATCCCGACCGCCTCGACCTGAACGACGTTCATCTCCGCCAGGCCAAGCAGCAAGGCGTAAAGATCGTCATCAATACCGACGCCCATCACACCTCGCACATGGAAAAAATTCGCTACGGCGTCCTGCAAGCAAGACGCGCGTGGCTGACGAAAGACGACGTGCTGAACACGCTGCCCACAAAAGAATTCGCCAGAGCCATGAAGCATGCCCGGTGA
- a CDS encoding lactonase family protein has protein sequence MKITRVSFHALTLLLSLNLLTVAAAAATAPGKYFFYVGTYTEEGSKSKGIYAYRYDAATGDIAPLGLAAETTNPSFVALHPNGRFLYAVNEVGNYKGPNSGGVSAFAIDRSTGKLTFLNEMASHGADPCYITVDKTGTYVLVANYTGGSVAVFPVLADGKLGEASAFVQHTGHGPNAQRQEGPHAHSIDLSPDNRFAMVDDLGLDELLVYKFDNAKGALTPNDPPFARLDPGVGPRHFALHPNGKFAYVVAEMGRTVTAFSYDPATGTLKSLQTVTTLPKNFSGRNDDAEIQVHPSGKFLYASNRGDDSIAVFAIDQATGKLTQQEIVSTQGKEPRHFEIDPTGALLFAENQKSDNVVVFRIDQTTGNLTPTEKTFDVASPVCIKFLKIQ, from the coding sequence ATGAAAATCACTCGCGTTTCTTTTCATGCACTGACGCTGCTGCTCAGTCTCAACCTGTTAACCGTTGCCGCTGCCGCGGCCACTGCACCGGGCAAGTATTTTTTCTACGTCGGCACCTACACCGAAGAGGGCAGCAAGAGCAAGGGCATCTACGCCTACCGCTATGATGCCGCGACCGGCGACATCGCTCCGCTCGGCCTGGCCGCGGAAACGACAAACCCATCTTTTGTCGCGCTGCACCCCAACGGCCGATTTCTCTATGCGGTGAATGAAGTTGGAAACTACAAGGGACCCAACAGCGGAGGCGTAAGCGCGTTCGCGATCGATCGCTCCACCGGCAAACTGACTTTTTTGAATGAAATGGCATCGCACGGCGCCGATCCTTGCTACATCACCGTCGACAAAACGGGAACGTATGTGCTGGTCGCGAACTACACCGGGGGCAGCGTCGCCGTATTCCCCGTGCTCGCCGATGGCAAACTCGGCGAGGCGTCCGCTTTCGTGCAACACACGGGCCACGGCCCCAACGCGCAGCGCCAGGAGGGACCTCACGCCCACTCGATCGACCTCTCGCCCGACAACCGCTTCGCCATGGTCGACGATCTCGGCCTTGACGAACTGCTGGTCTACAAGTTTGACAACGCCAAGGGAGCGCTCACGCCGAACGATCCCCCATTCGCCAGGCTCGACCCCGGCGTGGGTCCACGCCATTTTGCGCTCCATCCCAACGGGAAATTCGCATACGTAGTCGCCGAAATGGGACGCACAGTCACGGCATTTTCGTACGATCCCGCAACTGGAACGTTGAAATCCTTGCAGACCGTCACGACTCTGCCCAAAAACTTTAGCGGGCGAAACGACGACGCGGAAATTCAAGTGCATCCTTCGGGCAAGTTTCTTTACGCTTCCAATCGTGGTGACGACAGCATCGCCGTCTTCGCCATCGACCAGGCGACCGGAAAACTCACACAGCAGGAAATCGTTTCTACCCAGGGAAAGGAACCCCGCCACTTTGAGATTGACCCGACCGGAGCTTTGCTGTTCGCGGAGAATCAGAAGTCGGACAACGTCGTAGTCTTCCGCATCGACCAGACGACGGGTAACCTGACGCCCACGGAAAAGACTTTCGATGTGGCATCACCGGTATGCATTAAGTTTTTGAAAATTCAGTGA
- a CDS encoding pyridoxamine 5'-phosphate oxidase family protein produces MATQTNRETMPVNKKTRSKPKSSRPHATGYGFPEGKKGLLPWSWAEQRLKKSHNYWITTVKPDGAPHTMVVWGLWQDGRFLFSTGSKSRKARNLAGNPNCIVCNEHAHEAVIVEGVAEIAEVTARRKFLPAYERKYKFDMGKMKDDILSMKEPVFAVRPKVVFGLWEKYFQSKSTRWKFE; encoded by the coding sequence ATGGCGACGCAAACGAATCGGGAGACGATGCCGGTGAATAAGAAAACACGAAGCAAACCCAAATCCAGCCGCCCGCACGCGACCGGCTATGGCTTTCCAGAAGGTAAGAAGGGCCTCCTGCCCTGGTCCTGGGCCGAGCAGCGCCTGAAGAAATCGCATAACTACTGGATCACGACCGTCAAGCCGGACGGCGCGCCTCATACGATGGTGGTCTGGGGCTTGTGGCAAGACGGACGATTTCTTTTCAGCACGGGCAGCAAGTCACGCAAAGCGCGCAACCTGGCGGGCAATCCGAACTGCATCGTTTGCAATGAGCACGCCCACGAAGCGGTGATCGTCGAAGGCGTCGCAGAGATCGCCGAGGTCACTGCGCGCCGCAAATTTCTGCCTGCCTACGAGCGCAAATACAAGTTCGACATGGGCAAGATGAAAGACGACATCCTCTCCATGAAAGAACCGGTCTTCGCCGTGCGCCCGAAAGTCGTATTCGGCCTGTGGGAGAAATATTTCCAAAGCAAGTCGACCCGCTGGAAATTTGAATAG